A genomic segment from Pleurodeles waltl isolate 20211129_DDA chromosome 9, aPleWal1.hap1.20221129, whole genome shotgun sequence encodes:
- the LOC138260253 gene encoding terminal nucleotidyltransferase 5B-like: MSSPPCRHAAGSQPSACVSRRFSVLTWEQVQRLDALLGESVPIHGRGNFPTLSVRPRTLVQMVRSWLELKGINVKNMRLNGSAASHVLHQDGGLGYKDLDLIFGVDLKSAETYQVVKDVVLGCLCGSRMPVQGVNKEKMSPMTLKEAYVQKLVKVRTENDRWSLISLSNNSGKNVELKFVDTLRRQFEFSVDSFHIILDSLLLFTECSENPMSENFHPTVTGESVYGDFEEAMEHLRNKVIATRNPEEIRGGGLLKYCNLLVRGFKPKSEADIKTLQRYMCSRYFIDFPDIGEQQRKLESYLQNHFVGMEHKRYDCLMTLHKVVNESTVCLMGHERRQTLNLIAMFAARVLSEQRMFPAVHNVACYYQPAHYIQDVNFNSYYYAPLQPMVPCNHSYQTWLPCN; the protein is encoded by the exons ATGTCGTCACCGCCGTGTCGCCACGCAGCAGGCAGTCAGCCGTCGGCGTGCGTCTCGCGCCGCTTCAGCGTGCTGACCTGGGAGCAGGTGCAGCGCCTGGACGCCCTCCTGGGGGAGAGCGTGCCCATTCACGGACGGGGCAACTTCCCCACCTTATCTGTGCGGCCGCGCACTCTTGTGCAGATGGTGCgcagctggctggagctgaagggcATCAATGTTAAAAACATGAGACTGAATGGCTCTGCAGCTAGCCATGTTCTGCATCAAGATGGTGGCCTGGGCTACAAGGACCTTGATCTGATATTTGGAGTGGATCTGAAGAGTGCAGAAACTTATCAAGTGGTGAAAGATGTGGTTCTCGGATGCCT ATGTGGTTCTCGGATGCCTGTTCAGGGGGTCAACAAGGAGAAAATGTCCCCTATGACTTTGAAGGAAGCGTATGTGCAGAAGTTGGTGAAAGTGCGCACAGAGAATGACCGCTGGAGTCTAATATCATTGTCCAATAACAGTGGGAAAAATGTAGAACTGAAGTTTGTGGACACCCTCCGGCGCCAGTTTGAGTTTAGTGTGGACTCTTTCCACATTATTTTGGACTCTTTGTTACTCTTTACAGAATGCTCAGAGAACCCCATGTCTGAGAACTTCCACCCGACTGTTACTGGGGAAAGTGTTTATGGGGACTTTGAAGAGGCAATGGAGCACCTCCGGAATAAAGTTATTGCAACCAGAAACCCAGAGGAGATTCGAGGGGGTGGACTCTTAAAGTACTGCAATCTTCTGGTGAGGGGATTTAAGCCAAAGTCTGAGGCGGACATTAAGACTCTACAGAGGTACATGTGTTCCCGGTACTTCATTGACTTCCCAGACATTGGTGAGCAGCAGCGGAAGCTTGAGTCCTATCTGCAGAACCACTTTGTGGGCATGGAGCACAAACGCTATGACTGTCTGATGACGTTACATAAAGTTGTGAATGAGAGCACAGTGTGCCTGATGGGGCACGAGCGGCGGCAGACTCTGAATCTCATTGCCATGTTTGCTGCTAGAGTTCTATCCGAGCAGAGGATGTTCCCAGCAGTGCACAATGTTGCTTGCTATTACCAGCCTGCCCATTACATCCAAGATGTTAACTTCAACAGTTACTACTATGCCCCCCTGCAACCCATGGTTCCGTGCAACCATTCCTACCAGACTTGGCTGCCTTGTAACTGA